A window from Catalinimonas alkaloidigena encodes these proteins:
- a CDS encoding M42 family metallopeptidase: MDDKSKEFLVKYLNNASPTGFETSGQQLWLDYIKPYIDTYQTDVYGSVVGIINPEADYKVVIEAHADEISWFVHYINDQGYIYIRRNGGSDYAIAPSKRVNIHTKKGIVKAVFGWPAIHVRKDEKSDPKPDQKNLCLDCGASNKDEVLSMGIHVGCVVTFEDEFMELNNRYYVGRALDNRIGGFMIAEVARRLKENNVKLDFGVYVVNAVQEEIGLRGAEMISRRIKPNVAIVTDVCHDTQSPLYNKVEQGDQKCGSGPVLTYGPAVQNNLLDLIIQVAEDKELPFQRAAATRFTGTDTDAFAYSAEGVASALISLPLKYMHTTVETVHKDDVENVIRLMYETLLALENGHDFRYIQ; the protein is encoded by the coding sequence ATGGACGATAAGAGCAAAGAGTTTCTAGTCAAATACCTCAACAACGCCTCACCGACGGGCTTCGAAACCTCGGGCCAGCAACTGTGGCTCGATTACATCAAACCGTACATCGACACTTACCAGACCGATGTCTACGGCTCGGTGGTGGGGATTATCAATCCCGAAGCAGACTACAAAGTGGTGATCGAGGCGCACGCCGACGAAATTTCGTGGTTTGTGCATTACATCAACGATCAGGGTTACATCTACATCCGGCGGAACGGCGGCTCCGACTACGCCATTGCGCCTTCCAAGCGGGTGAACATCCACACGAAAAAGGGCATCGTGAAGGCGGTGTTCGGCTGGCCGGCCATCCACGTACGGAAGGACGAGAAATCGGACCCGAAACCCGACCAGAAAAATCTGTGCCTTGACTGCGGCGCCAGCAACAAAGATGAGGTGCTCTCGATGGGCATTCACGTGGGCTGTGTGGTGACGTTCGAGGACGAGTTTATGGAACTGAACAACCGCTACTACGTGGGGCGCGCGCTCGACAACCGCATCGGTGGGTTTATGATCGCCGAAGTGGCCCGTCGCCTGAAAGAAAACAACGTGAAGCTGGATTTTGGTGTTTACGTGGTCAATGCCGTACAGGAAGAAATTGGCCTGCGGGGTGCCGAAATGATTTCTCGGCGCATCAAGCCCAATGTGGCCATTGTCACGGACGTGTGTCACGATACGCAGTCGCCGCTGTACAACAAAGTGGAGCAAGGGGACCAGAAATGCGGCAGCGGTCCGGTGCTGACCTACGGGCCCGCCGTGCAGAACAACCTGCTGGACCTGATTATTCAGGTGGCGGAAGACAAAGAACTGCCGTTCCAGCGGGCGGCGGCTACCCGCTTCACCGGTACGGATACCGATGCCTTTGCCTACTCGGCCGAAGGGGTGGCGTCGGCGCTGATTTCCCTGCCGCTGAAATACATGCATACTACCGTGGAAACCGTCCACAAAGACGACGTGGAAAACGTCATCCGGCTGATGTACGAAACGCTGCTGGCCCTCGAAAACGGCCACGATTTTCGCTATATCCAGTAA